AAATGCAAAGGCCACATGTCGTTGTTGTAAAGCTGGGCACAAGCGTGCTGACAGGCGGTACCGACAAATTAGATAAAGCACACATGGTTGAACTTGTTCGCCAATGTTGTGAATTAAAAAAACAGGGTTATCAGGTTGTTTTAGTATCAAGCGGCGCGGTTGCCGCAGGTCGCGAGCAACTCATTACCCCCTGTGGTCGTTCTTTGATTGAAAAACAAATGCTTGCCGCAATCGGCCAAGGACAGCTTATTCATATTTGGCAGAGTCTGTTTGCTTTATATGGTGTGAATGTTGGACAAATGCTACTGACCCGCGCTGATGTAGAAGACCGTGAACGTTACTTAAATGCCCGCGATACCTTAAATGCACTCCTTGCGCACAATGTGGTGCCAATTATTAACGAGAACGACGCCGTGGCAACCGCCGAAATTAAAGTGGGCGATAACGACAACTTATCTGCTTTAGTCGCGATATTAGCGAATGCAGAAAAGCTGTTACTGTTAACTGACCAAGAAGGCCTATTTACAGGCGATCCTCGCTCTGATGCCAATGCAACACTTATCAATGAAGTTGAGCATATTAATGATGAGCTAAGAGAGCTCGCTGGTGGTAGTGGCACCACCCTAGGTACCGGTGGTATGGCAACCAAACTGCAAGCGGCTGATATTGCACGTCGCGCCGGTGTTGAGGTCATTATTGCCAAAGGCGCAGGCAAAAATGTGATTTTAAATTGCATGGCCGACAAGCTCCCTGGTACACGCTTTTTAAAACTTACCGCACCAAAAGATGGTCGCAAAAAATGGTTACTTGCAGGACCTAAAAGCACGGGGCAATTAGTGATTGATGATGGCGCAAGCCTTGCACTAAAAGAGCGTGGGGCAAGTCTTCTGGCAAAAGGCGTAAAAACTGTGCGAGGGCAGTTTGAGCGTGGTGATGTGATTGAAGTGATGACGAGCCAAGGGCAATGCATTGCTAAAGGTCTTGTTAATTTTAACCATCAAGAAATTGATCAAATTAAGGGTTGTCATTCGTCGCAAATTACCCAGTTACTTGCATTTGCCCCAAGCAGTGAAGTAATTCACCGAGATGATATGATTTTGTTATAGTTTTTTAGTAATTCTGATAAAGTTAACTAAACTAAACTAAAGTAATAAGCAGTTTTGGGGACTTTTTAGATGGCGGCTAACGCTTGCGGACATGACTGGGTTGTAGAAATTACCCAACAAGAAGAAGAGCCTGAGCTCGATCAGGCGCTGATTAATGCCGTGAGTGAACTAGATGAGTTCTCTCGTTTTGCTATTTACATTAATAAGTTTTTCAAACCTGGCTTGCCTGCAAGGCTGCTAAATAAAGATTCGGTTATCGAAGAACTCAGTGAACACGAAGTCAATGAGCTCATCGAAAAAGTCAGCCGCAATAAAATTCGCATCAGTCGCAACTATGGGTTTATTTCTACTTATGTGCCCATTTATTACATGGGCAATGTGGTTGGTGTACTGGTCATTGAGTCCGAAAAAGAGCTTTCAGAGCGCTGTAGCATGCTTGCCATCTACATGCTAAATATCTACGCGAATCAACTGTCGTTACTTTATAAGTCGCAACTTGACCCTTTAACTGAACTGTTAAACAGGCAAACCTTTGATAAAAAGGTGATTGAAATTGCAGCCAGTGCTGCCGTAGAGCGTGATAGCCATGACTCAAAGCAGCGTCATTGGTATTTGGCTATGGTCGATATTGACCACTTTAAAAGCGTAAATGACAACTATGGCCACGTCATTGGCGATGAAGTGATCTTGTTAGTAGCGCAGCTATTAAAAAATAACTTTCGTATTGAAGATTACGTTTTTCGCTACGGCGGCGAAGAGTTTGCTGTTTTATTCCAAGCAAGTGACGAGCTCGATGCACGTAATGCCCTCAATCGTTTCCGTGGCTGTGTTGCAGAATACCCCTTTCCTCAAGTTGGTAACTTAACTGTGAGTAGTGGTTTTATGCCAATTTACGAGTTTGAAATGGTTGCCAGCCTTGTCCAAAAAGCCGATCAAGCCTTATACCATTCTAAAAATAGTGGTCGTAATTGTGTGACTGCCTATTCCGAACTAGATATTCAACAAAGCCAACCCAAAGATGATTCAATAGAGCTGTTTTAAGGTGTTGCAGCGGCCCTTGCTGTGCTAAAATTGCCCACTATTTTTTAGAGCCATATGAGAAGGTAAGATGAAGTTTGTTCGTTGGTTGTTAGGCCGCATCATTTTGTTTTTTGATTTTGTATTCACACCACGTAGTAAAAAGCGTCCGGCAGCAGAGCAAGCGGCGCTTGATTCAGTGACATCACAATTTAAATTATATCAATTTAAAGCTTGTCCATTTTGCGTGAAAGTACGTCGTGCAATTAAGCGCCAAGGTCTATCAGTTGAAACTCGTGATGCCAAAGGTAACGAGCAATTTCGCCAAGAGCTTTTAGAGCAGGGCGGCAAAGTGAAAGTGCCTTGTTTACGTATTGAAGAAAACGGCCAAGTAACTTGGTTGTATGAATCAAACGATATCATTGCTTATTTAGATAAAGTCGCTGCATAAAGCGGCTTTTCACTTCGATTACAGCCCGTGCTGTGCTAGCATTTGGGCAAATTTTTAATTGTCTTTTGAGAGATATAACCATGACAATTCGCACCCGTGTTGCTCCGTCACCGACTGGTGACCCGCACCTAGGTACTGCATACATCGCATTATTTAACTACTGTTTTGCTAAGCAGCAAGGCGGTGAGTTTGTGTTACGTATTGAAGATACAGACCAAGTTCGTAGTACGCCAGAATCAGAGCAAGCTATTATGGATAGCTTACAATGGTTAGGCTTAAACTGGGATCACGGTCCAGATGTAGGCGGTGAGTTTGGTCCATACCGTCAATCTGAGCGTAGCGATTTATATAAGAAATTCGCGCATCAGTTAGTTGAACAGGGTAAAGCGTTTTACTGTTTTGCTACGAGCGAAGAACTAGACCAAATGCGTGAAGAGCAAATGGCCGAAGGCCTACGCCCTAAATACGATGGTCGTGGTTTAAATCTTTCTGAAGATGAAATTAAAGCAAACCTTGAAGCGGGTAAGCCTTATGTAATCCGTATGAAGATCCCAAGCGAAGGTACGTTCAAGTTTAACGACTACTTACGTGGCGAAATTGAGATCCCATGGGAAAATGTAGACATGCAAGTGCTACTTAAAGCTGACGGTTTCCCAACTTACTTCCTTGCCAACGTTGTTGATGATCACCACATGCAAATTAGCCATATTTTCCGTGGTGAAGAGTGGATCAATTCAGCGCCTAAGCTATTAAAATTATACGAAGACTTCGGTTGGGAAGCGCCAGTACTAGGTCACTTACCGTTACTTCGTAACCCAGATAAGTCAAAATTATCGAAGCGTAAAAACCCAACTTCAATCAACTACTATAAAGAAATGGGTTACCTACCAGAGGCACTATTAAACTATTTAGGCCGTATGGGTTGGTCAATGCCTGACGAGCGTGAAAAGTTCACGTTAGCAGAGATGATTGAACACTTTGATATGAAACGTGTGTCGCTTGGTGGCCCAATTTTCGACATCGATAAGCTGAGCTGGTTAAACGGTATGTGGATCCGTGAAAACTTATCTGATGCAGAACTAATGCAACGTTTTGTAGATTGGAAATTTAATACTGAGCTATTCGCTAAAGTATTGCCAGAAGCAAAAACGCGTATTAATACGCTTTCTGACATGGTTGATCTTGCCGGTCACTTTGTGGGTGGTATTCCAAGCTATGATCCTGCGCTATTAACGGCAGGTAAAGCTGATGAAGATGTAATCCGTCAAGCATTACAGTTTTTCATCTGGCAATTAGAAGGTTTACGCAGTTGGGAAAAACCAGCGATTTTTGCTATCGCAAAAGAAGTGGCGACTTTCCATGAATTGAAGATTAAAGACTTCCTTGAGCCAATCTTTGTGGCTATCACTGGTAAGACATCTTCAACTTCAGTACTTGATGCAATGGAAATTTTAGGTTCTGATTTATCGCGTGCTCGTTTACGTGTTGCACTAGCGCACCTTGGTGTGTCTAAAAAGCAAGCGAAAAAAATTGAGCGTGCATATCGCGATTACCCACAAGCATAATCGTGATGTAACTTCCAAAAACCGAGCTCAATGCTCGGTTTTTTGTTTGTAGCTGGTAGCTGTTAAAAGCGCCTGCTCAGTAATAAAGCTAAATCGGCCTCAGTAACTATATGCCTTACCTTTACATACAGTGGCAACATCACAGTTTTGATAGTCACTGGTAAAGTCTTTACAACTTTCAACCCAGTAGCCATTGCCACCTCTATTTACTACTTCAAGTTTTAGCTGCTCAATAGCAATACTATTCACCTCAGTAGGGTTGTATCCACCAGATTGCACTGAGCGTTCACCAAGACAACTAAGCCCTTCAACTTCACCTAAATAATATGCACCACTTTCAATAGCCTGTTGTTCACTTATGAATTCCTGTAAGCGTTGTTTTTCAAATTCATAGGTAAACAAATTATAGGGACTGTTTAGTCTTATACCTATATTGCCGCAGGCTGATAAAACCGAAAAAGTGGTGAGTAAAATTAGTATTCGAGTCATATTATTCACCTCAATTTAATGCGATTACTTTATCGTTAAAAACACTAGTTTGCTGTTAAAAATTGTTGGCTAGATGCATAAATCGCCTTTTATAACCATTTTTATTTGGACAAATTACGAATGAAAATGTAACTGAGTCTGCATGTTTGTTAACGGGGCTGATTTATTATGTTTTAAATAAATCGATAAAAAGTTCACATTTTGATAGTGCGACCAAATTTTTATTACCGTTAATGTTTGTTTTATAAGCTTAAAATTGACCTTGTTATTATTTTGGTAGTTTGTTTGTTAACTTCAAGTACAAAACGCTACACGTATGTAGCTTTCTTTTAACCCCTTTTGTGATTGAATTGTCTATACAAGTGGTGAAATGGATATTCACAAATCTTGAATAACTATACTTACCAACTATCCAGGGGATACTTATGCAAGTTAAGACCTTATCGATTGCTGTTGCAGCAGCAATTTATAGTGCCAGTGCAGCCCATGCTGTCGGCGTAGACCAACCATTTAAAAAAGCTAATGTTTTAAAGCCAGCTAATTTCACAACTGAAGAAATCGTCAAATTAACAGAAGAATTTCATACAGCAGACTCGTATAGCATGCTGCAAAATGACGGTTTAAACGTGCAGGTGAATGGCCAAAAGAGCAAGTTCAAAGCAGAAGGCCTTGATGGCGAGCATGTTTATATTGTGACACTTCGAGAGAACTCAGTTGCCTTAGAAGCACGTAATTTTGAATCACCTCTAGCTCGTACTATGAAAGCACAAGGTGTTAGTAAAGTATTTGAAAAAGGCCAGCCGGCTATTGCTGCGGTGACTGAATATCAAAATAAGCTATTAAGCAAACAGCGAACAGTAATGAGCTCTGTAACTGCTGCAACAGGCCGTACCGAAATGCGCCGTCAATTCACGAAAGCATTAAACGGCTTCTCAGTGAAAATGACCGAGCAAGAAGCTCGCCGTGTTGCTGAGCTTGGCAGTGTTTCAACTGTTATGCGTTCTAAAAACTACGACTTGCTTTCTGATGAAGGTCCAAAGCACATTGGTGCTGACCAAATTTGGGATGGCTCAAGCGTTCCAAGTGGCATTAAAGGTAAAGGTGAAGGTCAAATCGTTGGTATTATCGATACCGGTATTAACTCAGATCACCCCTCATTTGCCGCTGTAGGTGGTGATGGTTATGAGCATGAGAATCCATTTGGTGCAGGTGTTTACGTTGGTGACTGTGTTGAAGAACCAGAAGAAATTCAATGTAATAACAAATTAATTGGTGTGCGTTCTTACGATGTTATCACTGATGCATTTGATGCCATGATCCCTGGCTGGCCAGCAATTGGTGAAGATTACCAAGGCCACGGCTCACACGTTGCTTCAACAGCAGCGGGTAACGTAGTTAAAAATGTGCCGTACATGGTAATGGGACTGGGTGAGCAGTCTGATGGTGTTGTTATTAAAGAAGACGTTTTCCCTGAAATTTCAGGTGTAGCGCCACATGCAAACATCATCTCATATCAAGTTTGTTACCCTGACAGCGCTGAGTATGCAGGTTGTCCAGGTGAAGCATTGGTAGCAGGTATTGAAGATGCGATTTCTGATGGTGTTGATGTAATTAACTTCTCTATCGGTGGTTCAGATTCAAATGTATGGGCTGATGCTGTACAACTTGCTTTCTTAGCTGCGCGTGAAGCGGGTATCAACGTTGCAGCGGCTGCAGGTAACAGTGGTCAAGCATGTGGCTCAGCTGAGTGTTTTGGTTATCTTGATAACTCATCGCCGTGGCTTGCTCAGGTAGCTGCAACAACGCATGGTCGTTCTGTTGTCGTTGAAACGGCTGTAGAGTTCGCAGGTTTTGCTGATGAAACACTTGGTTCAGAAGTACCAAGCTGGTCAGAAACTGGTTTAATTGGTGGTGCGGTTAATAGCGAAGAAATTACCGGTGTGGTTGTTTGGGCAAAAGACTATGAAGATGTAAATGGTTACAAAGATAACAATGGCTATTGTACAGCTGAATACCCAGAAAGTACCTTCAATTTCTATAAGGACGGCTCTGAAATTTCGGGAGCTGCAGATGGAAGTACTAATGTAATTGTTATTTGTCAGCGTCATAATGCAAGCGACCCTAATGCAAACGCACGTACTGCAAAAGTAGATAACGTTAAAGCAGGTGGTGCAGATGGCTTTATCATGTTCAATCGTGATAGCGAGCAAGGTACAGTTACAGAAGGTTACTCATTACCGGGTGTGCACTTTACGTATGATCAGTGGAATGGTGTTTATCCTAATGATGGTTTAGAAGACTGGGTTGATAGCTACTCAGAAAAAGGTCATATGATCACTATCAAAGAGACCCTGATTGAGCGCCAAGTTAATGAAGAAGATGCTGATTGGTTAGCAACATTCTCATCACGTGGACCATCTTACTCTAATGTTGAAATTCTTGCGCCGACTTTAGCAGCTCCAGGTGTAGATATTTTAGCTGCTTACTCAGATGAGCATCCATTTACAACCCCACATGGCCAAGATTATAACGCAATTAGCGGTACATCAATGGCGTCACCACATGTTGCAGGTGCAATGGCATTACTTCGTCAAATTCACCCTGATTGGTCAGCAACGGAAGTTCAATCAGCATTAACCATGACTGCAGAAAACGTTGTTAAATACCATCGTTTAAATGATGAAACAGACGTCGTTGATACTGCTGAAATCTACCGTGCTGGTGCGGGTCGTATTAATGTTGCTAAAGCGGCCAAAGTAGGTTTCGTCATGGATGAAAGTGCTGAGAATTTCTTGGCTGCAGATCCATTTAATGGTGGTACACCTCATCAATTGAACTTACCAAACTTAGTTGATTTTACTTGTGCACCTGAATGTCAGTGGGTTCGTACTATTACGGCAACTGAAGATGGTACTTGGACGGTTGAACACGGCGATGTGGTGAACTGGTCATTTGATACAAGTAATCAAGCGGTTCAAAACGGTGTAAACATTGAAGTTTATCCAAAAACTTTCTCACTGAAAAAAGGCGAAACGCAAACTATCGTTGTGAAAGCATCAATCATGGATACCCAAGATTGGTTTAGTAACTCAGAAGTTGAGCTTCATTCAAACTTACATTTTAAAGCGATAGAAGAAGGTATTTCTGATGCTCATTGGCCAATGGCATTTAAATATGACCGTGGTGACTTACCATCGCGCTTAAATAAAGTGGTGCATACAGATCAAGGTTCATTTACTGCGCCGAATATTCAACTTCCAAATGTAAATGCGCCTGTTGCGCGTGTATATCAACCAGTGAAAGCGGAAGTAGAAACGATTTCATTGCCTAAAGATAACGACAAAACTTATCCATGGTCGATTAACCGTGTTGAAGGTTCAGTTGATGCTGCTGATGTACTTGATGAAGCTACATTTTCTAAGTTTATCAGCGTACCTGCGAATGCTAAACGTTTAACGGTTGAAATCATGGGTTCTGAGTCAGAACTTGCAGGAACAAATGATGCAGGTAATGCGCTTATCTATGTAGGTAAAGACTACAACGGTGATGGTCAAATCCAAGTTCAAGACGAAATCCTATGTGTATCTAACCATAAGCTTTATAACAACTTCTGTAATATTAATAACCCTGAAGAGGGTGAGTATTGGGCTGTTATTTATAATTCTTACAAAAGTGATTACCCAGAAGGTGATATTGTTGAGACATTTAGCTTCACAACAGCGGTTGTAACTGGCCAAGTATCGGAGCAGATGAGCGCCAACTTACCGCAAAGTAATGGCGTAAATACGGTTGATATGACGATCAACTGGGATATGGAAATGGACGTTGATAGCGTTTACTACTCACTCGTTGATGTTGGCAGTTCTGATACAAATATGGGTGATTTAGGATCAATTCCGCTGAAACTAATTCGTGGTAAAGACCATATTCATGTCGATTCGCCAAAAGAAAAAGTGAAGGCGGGTGACTATGTGCCTGTTACATTTGAAGTACTGGCGAATAATACCGGTATCGACAGTGAATATAGCTTCGAGCTTGATATTCCAGAGGGTTTAGCTCTTCATAAAGATAGCGTTCTTATCTCGAGTTCATCAGATGTCAATGTTGAAGTTGCTGATGGCAAGTTATTGCTTACTGGTACGCAGCTTGATACTAGCGATGTGGCACCTGACTATATTGTTACAAATAGCATCACTGATAAAATGTGTCGTACTCCTGATTTTGGTAACTCAAACCCTGGTGGCTATGTAGATCTAAACGAGTTTGGTATGACACCTGTATTATCAGGATTTGCAGAAAATGGATTACCAAATTATCGTCGAGGTTGGATTATTCCCGTAACACAAGTCTGGGGTAGTCAATGGGATCGTTTAAGCCTTTACAATAACTATGATCACGTAAACTGGTACAACAACTTTTTCCAAATCAAAGGTATCGGTACCATTGATAATTTAGGTTCTCCATATCTACAACCTGCACATAGTCGTTTCCCATACTTCTCGTTCCCGTATGAGAATATAGCACCACTTTGGCGTGGTTGGGGGGCAGGCACCGCTGGCTTAAACAGAGATATTCTTTCTATGGGGTTAAGCTCATCTGAAGGTATTACCGTTGCAGGTACCTCAAGTGGTTGGGCAATCATTGAATTTGATAATGCAGCTGACTACGGTGAATTTAACCGAAATCGTGAAACAGGTCTGTACGAAGGTGTGCGTCGTGACAATAGCTTTGATTTCCAAACTATTTTTAATGCACAAACACGCTTTGGTAAAGGCGAACATGAAATCTACTTTGCTTACGATAATATCGACTTTGGCTCAACAGATGCGCGCGGTAGTATCGGTATTGCTGGTTACAAAGGCTTTATCGATGAGTACGGCCCATTAGAAGGCTTCTTAGGTGTTGATATTGCGTACAACAACTTAGATGAAGTGATTCAAGATGAGCTTGTCGTATGTATGGACTACGTTGGTCCTGAATCTTCACAATTTGAAGTAACCGCATGGATGGAAGTCTTACCAAGTGGTGCAGGGCAAATGATGGAGTTTGAAGCACGTACACAAATGTCGGGAACTGCTGACAAAGTTGTAACAAATACTGTTGAAGTTGCAGGTAACATCACTGTTGTTGCGCTTGATAATATGGTAACTGAAGAGCAGACGCCAATCAGCTTTGAAGTACACCATATTGATGAGATAAACTCTAAAAACGAAATCTCAGTTATTGCTGAAAATGCAAGCTACGTTGTAGAAGGTGATACTGTGACGATTACACCAGATCAGTACTTCTATGGTGACATTGAAGTAACTGTAGTGGTATCAGATATCGAAAACCCATCAGATAAAGCACAAACATCATTTGTATTAACGGTAAATTCAGATGGCGTAGAAGAACCAACTGAAGTAACACCAGAGCCACAACCAGAAGATGAATCTAAACAAGGTTCAAGTGGTTCACTTGCATGGTTAACGGTACTACTTGCCGGTTTTGCTGGAGTAAGACGCCGTAAACTAAAACGCGACTAAACCTTGCAATAATTAGCAATTTAACAAAAGGGCCTTCTGGCCCTTTTTTCTTTTATTATTATTACCTTACATTGGTATGGATGTATCTTTTCACGGCTGTTAAGTAATTTTAATGTTAATAATGTGTACAAAACGCTACACGAATGTACGCCTAAATCTAACTGTCCCTGTGGTTATATTGTAGTCGCAAGCGGTGAAATGGATGTTCACATAGCTTGAATAATTATTCTAATTAACTATCCAGGGGATACTTTATGCAAGTGAAAACACTCTCGATTGCTGTTGCCGCAGCTCTCTATAGTGCCAGTGCTGCTCACGCAGTAGGTATAGATAACAATCAAGTTAAACACCAATTAAAAGCACCTAATATCACATTTGAAGAAGTAAAAGCGTTTAGCAAAGAGTTTAACCAAGGTGACTCTAGCAACATGCTACAAAAC
Above is a window of Pseudoalteromonas shioyasakiensis DNA encoding:
- the proB gene encoding glutamate 5-kinase, which encodes MQRPHVVVVKLGTSVLTGGTDKLDKAHMVELVRQCCELKKQGYQVVLVSSGAVAAGREQLITPCGRSLIEKQMLAAIGQGQLIHIWQSLFALYGVNVGQMLLTRADVEDRERYLNARDTLNALLAHNVVPIINENDAVATAEIKVGDNDNLSALVAILANAEKLLLLTDQEGLFTGDPRSDANATLINEVEHINDELRELAGGSGTTLGTGGMATKLQAADIARRAGVEVIIAKGAGKNVILNCMADKLPGTRFLKLTAPKDGRKKWLLAGPKSTGQLVIDDGASLALKERGASLLAKGVKTVRGQFERGDVIEVMTSQGQCIAKGLVNFNHQEIDQIKGCHSSQITQLLAFAPSSEVIHRDDMILL
- a CDS encoding GGDEF domain-containing protein produces the protein MAANACGHDWVVEITQQEEEPELDQALINAVSELDEFSRFAIYINKFFKPGLPARLLNKDSVIEELSEHEVNELIEKVSRNKIRISRNYGFISTYVPIYYMGNVVGVLVIESEKELSERCSMLAIYMLNIYANQLSLLYKSQLDPLTELLNRQTFDKKVIEIAASAAVERDSHDSKQRHWYLAMVDIDHFKSVNDNYGHVIGDEVILLVAQLLKNNFRIEDYVFRYGGEEFAVLFQASDELDARNALNRFRGCVAEYPFPQVGNLTVSSGFMPIYEFEMVASLVQKADQALYHSKNSGRNCVTAYSELDIQQSQPKDDSIELF
- a CDS encoding glutathione S-transferase N-terminal domain-containing protein, yielding MKFVRWLLGRIILFFDFVFTPRSKKRPAAEQAALDSVTSQFKLYQFKACPFCVKVRRAIKRQGLSVETRDAKGNEQFRQELLEQGGKVKVPCLRIEENGQVTWLYESNDIIAYLDKVAA
- the gltX gene encoding glutamate--tRNA ligase; this translates as MTIRTRVAPSPTGDPHLGTAYIALFNYCFAKQQGGEFVLRIEDTDQVRSTPESEQAIMDSLQWLGLNWDHGPDVGGEFGPYRQSERSDLYKKFAHQLVEQGKAFYCFATSEELDQMREEQMAEGLRPKYDGRGLNLSEDEIKANLEAGKPYVIRMKIPSEGTFKFNDYLRGEIEIPWENVDMQVLLKADGFPTYFLANVVDDHHMQISHIFRGEEWINSAPKLLKLYEDFGWEAPVLGHLPLLRNPDKSKLSKRKNPTSINYYKEMGYLPEALLNYLGRMGWSMPDEREKFTLAEMIEHFDMKRVSLGGPIFDIDKLSWLNGMWIRENLSDAELMQRFVDWKFNTELFAKVLPEAKTRINTLSDMVDLAGHFVGGIPSYDPALLTAGKADEDVIRQALQFFIWQLEGLRSWEKPAIFAIAKEVATFHELKIKDFLEPIFVAITGKTSSTSVLDAMEILGSDLSRARLRVALAHLGVSKKQAKKIERAYRDYPQA
- a CDS encoding S8 family serine peptidase; translated protein: MQVKTLSIAVAAAIYSASAAHAVGVDQPFKKANVLKPANFTTEEIVKLTEEFHTADSYSMLQNDGLNVQVNGQKSKFKAEGLDGEHVYIVTLRENSVALEARNFESPLARTMKAQGVSKVFEKGQPAIAAVTEYQNKLLSKQRTVMSSVTAATGRTEMRRQFTKALNGFSVKMTEQEARRVAELGSVSTVMRSKNYDLLSDEGPKHIGADQIWDGSSVPSGIKGKGEGQIVGIIDTGINSDHPSFAAVGGDGYEHENPFGAGVYVGDCVEEPEEIQCNNKLIGVRSYDVITDAFDAMIPGWPAIGEDYQGHGSHVASTAAGNVVKNVPYMVMGLGEQSDGVVIKEDVFPEISGVAPHANIISYQVCYPDSAEYAGCPGEALVAGIEDAISDGVDVINFSIGGSDSNVWADAVQLAFLAAREAGINVAAAAGNSGQACGSAECFGYLDNSSPWLAQVAATTHGRSVVVETAVEFAGFADETLGSEVPSWSETGLIGGAVNSEEITGVVVWAKDYEDVNGYKDNNGYCTAEYPESTFNFYKDGSEISGAADGSTNVIVICQRHNASDPNANARTAKVDNVKAGGADGFIMFNRDSEQGTVTEGYSLPGVHFTYDQWNGVYPNDGLEDWVDSYSEKGHMITIKETLIERQVNEEDADWLATFSSRGPSYSNVEILAPTLAAPGVDILAAYSDEHPFTTPHGQDYNAISGTSMASPHVAGAMALLRQIHPDWSATEVQSALTMTAENVVKYHRLNDETDVVDTAEIYRAGAGRINVAKAAKVGFVMDESAENFLAADPFNGGTPHQLNLPNLVDFTCAPECQWVRTITATEDGTWTVEHGDVVNWSFDTSNQAVQNGVNIEVYPKTFSLKKGETQTIVVKASIMDTQDWFSNSEVELHSNLHFKAIEEGISDAHWPMAFKYDRGDLPSRLNKVVHTDQGSFTAPNIQLPNVNAPVARVYQPVKAEVETISLPKDNDKTYPWSINRVEGSVDAADVLDEATFSKFISVPANAKRLTVEIMGSESELAGTNDAGNALIYVGKDYNGDGQIQVQDEILCVSNHKLYNNFCNINNPEEGEYWAVIYNSYKSDYPEGDIVETFSFTTAVVTGQVSEQMSANLPQSNGVNTVDMTINWDMEMDVDSVYYSLVDVGSSDTNMGDLGSIPLKLIRGKDHIHVDSPKEKVKAGDYVPVTFEVLANNTGIDSEYSFELDIPEGLALHKDSVLISSSSDVNVEVADGKLLLTGTQLDTSDVAPDYIVTNSITDKMCRTPDFGNSNPGGYVDLNEFGMTPVLSGFAENGLPNYRRGWIIPVTQVWGSQWDRLSLYNNYDHVNWYNNFFQIKGIGTIDNLGSPYLQPAHSRFPYFSFPYENIAPLWRGWGAGTAGLNRDILSMGLSSSEGITVAGTSSGWAIIEFDNAADYGEFNRNRETGLYEGVRRDNSFDFQTIFNAQTRFGKGEHEIYFAYDNIDFGSTDARGSIGIAGYKGFIDEYGPLEGFLGVDIAYNNLDEVIQDELVVCMDYVGPESSQFEVTAWMEVLPSGAGQMMEFEARTQMSGTADKVVTNTVEVAGNITVVALDNMVTEEQTPISFEVHHIDEINSKNEISVIAENASYVVEGDTVTITPDQYFYGDIEVTVVVSDIENPSDKAQTSFVLTVNSDGVEEPTEVTPEPQPEDESKQGSSGSLAWLTVLLAGFAGVRRRKLKRD